A stretch of Lathyrus oleraceus cultivar Zhongwan6 chromosome 6, CAAS_Psat_ZW6_1.0, whole genome shotgun sequence DNA encodes these proteins:
- the LOC127091449 gene encoding tubby-like F-box protein 8: MSFRSIVRDVRDGFGSLSRRSFEVRLPGHQKGKSRSSVHELQDQPPVIQNSRWASLPPELLRDVIKRLESNENTWPSRKHVVACAAVCKSWREMCKEIVGSLEYCGKITFPVSLKQPGYRDGPIQCFIKRDKSKLTYHLFLCLSPALLVENGKFLLSAKRTRRTTCTEYVISMDADNISRSSSTYIGKLRSNFLGTKFIIYDTQPPYNNSQLAAPPGRSSRRFYSKKVSPKVPSGNYNVAQVTYELNVLGTRGPRRMNCTMYSIPSSSLEPGGVVPGQPELISRSLEDSFRSISFARSIDNSTEFSSCRFSDIMGASIMGDNNEDEEGKERPLVLKNKSPRWHEQLQCWCLNFRGRVTVASVKNFQLIASTQPAAVAPRATTGPAPSQPAQSDHDKIILQFGKVGEDMFTMDYRYPLSAFQAFAICLTSFDTKLACE; this comes from the exons ATGTCGTTCCGGAGTATTGTTCGTGACGTGAGGGATGGGTTTGGAAGTTTATCAAGGCGGAGTTTTGAGGTAAGGCTTCCTGGACATCAGAAGGGGAAGTCGAGAAGTTCGGTCCATGAATTGCAGGATCAGCCTCCTGTTATACAGAATAGCCGGTGGGCGAGTTTACCGCCGGAGCTTCTTCGCGATGTCATTAAGAGATTGGAGTCAAATGAGAATACTTGGCCTAGTCGCAAACATGTGGTTGCGTGTGCTGCAGTGTGCAAGTCGTGGAGAGAAATGTGCAAAGAAATTGTTGGCAGTCTTGAGTACTGTGGGAAGATTACTTTTCCTGTTTCTCTGAAACAG CCCGGGTATAGGGATGGTCCAATCCAGTGTTTCATCAAGAGAGACAAATCTAAGCTGACATACCACCTTTTCCTTTGCCTTAGTCCCG CCTTGCTTGTTGAAAATGGAAAATTTCTTCTCTCTGCTAAACGGACCAGAAGAACGACTTGCACTGAGTATGTTATATCAATGGATGCAGATAACATATCAAGATCTAGCAGCACTTACATCGGAAAGCTTAG GTCTAATTTTCTCGGAACCAAGTTCATAATTTATGATACGCAGCCTCCCTATAACAATTCTCAGTTGGCGGCTCCACCTGGACGCAGCAGCCGAAGATTCTACTCGAAAAAAGTTTCTCCAAAGGTCCCTAGTGGCAACTACAACGTGGCACAGGTTACCTACGAGTTGAATGTCCTCGGCACAAGAGGTCCACGGAGGATGAATTGCACTATGTACTCAATCCCTTCGTCATCCCTTGAGCCCGGCGGCGTTGTCCCAGGCCAGCCAGAGCTCATTTCTCGTTCACTCGAGGATTCTTTCCGTAGCATATCCTTTGCCAGATCGATCGATAACTCAACCGAGTTTAGCAGCTGTAGATTCTCGGACATAATGGGAGCTAGCATAATGGGAGATAACAATGAAGACGAGGAGGGGAAGGAGAGACCTCTAGTTCTTAAAAACAAGTCTCCAAGATGGCACGAACAGCTGCAATGCTGGTGCCTTAACTTTAGGGGACGCGTGACCGTTGCGTCCGTCAAGAATTTTCAGCTGATTGCTTCAACACAGCCTGCAGCTGTCGCCCCGCGTGCTACAACAGGACCTGCGCCGTCGCAGCCAGCCCAATCTGACCATGACAAGATTATTCTTCAGTTCGGTAAGGTCGGCGAGGACATGTTTACAATGGACTATCGTTACCCTCTGTCGGCGTTTCAGGCTTTTGCGATATGTTTGACTAGCTTTGACACAAAACTGGCATGTGAATAG